From Pseudarthrobacter equi, a single genomic window includes:
- the pgm gene encoding phosphoglucomutase (alpha-D-glucose-1,6-bisphosphate-dependent) translates to MASRAGTVAQPQDLVDITALLDAYYDISPDLGDPGQRVVFGTSGHRGSSLKASFNEKHIVAITQAIVEYRAAQGVTGPLFLAKDTHALSEPAQNSALEVLAANGVQVLVDARHGYTPTPALSHAILTYNRNAGAGAPQADGIVVTPSHNPPQDGGFKYNPPHGGPADSDATGWIANRANELLENGLRGVKRIPLADAQAADTTGKFDFLSSYVDDLPSVLNLDAIRDAGVRIGADPMGGASVDYWGEIAERHHLNLTVVNPTVDPQWAFMTLDWDEKIRMDCSSPSAMASLIQRMTVGADGSTAYDIATGNDADADRHGIVTPDGGLMNPNHYLAVAIDYLYRNRSGWNPASVVGKTLVSSSIIDRVAESLGRKLVEVPVGFKWFVPGLLSGDGAFGGEESAGASFNKLDGSVWTTDKDGILLALLASEITAVTGKSPSQLYKGLTDQFGAPVYARIDAAATREQKSALGKLSPSDVTATELAGEAITAKLTEAPGNGASIGGLKVVTENAWFAARPSGTEDVYKIYAESFKGEEHLKQVQAEAKALVDSVIA, encoded by the coding sequence ATGGCTAGCCGCGCGGGTACAGTTGCCCAACCCCAGGACCTTGTTGACATCACAGCGCTCCTCGATGCGTACTACGACATCTCGCCGGACCTGGGTGACCCAGGCCAGCGCGTGGTGTTCGGCACGTCGGGTCACCGCGGATCGAGCCTGAAGGCCTCGTTCAATGAAAAGCACATCGTGGCCATCACCCAGGCCATCGTCGAATACCGGGCGGCGCAGGGCGTCACCGGCCCCCTGTTCCTTGCCAAGGACACCCACGCCCTGAGCGAGCCGGCACAGAACTCGGCCCTCGAGGTCCTTGCCGCCAACGGCGTCCAGGTGCTGGTCGACGCCCGGCACGGCTACACGCCCACCCCGGCACTGAGCCACGCAATCCTCACCTACAACCGGAACGCCGGTGCCGGCGCCCCGCAGGCGGACGGCATCGTGGTCACCCCCAGCCACAACCCGCCGCAGGACGGCGGGTTCAAGTACAACCCGCCGCACGGCGGCCCGGCAGACTCCGACGCCACGGGCTGGATCGCCAACCGCGCCAACGAACTGCTCGAAAACGGCCTGCGCGGCGTCAAGCGCATCCCGCTGGCCGACGCCCAGGCAGCGGACACCACGGGCAAGTTCGATTTCCTCTCCAGCTACGTGGACGACCTTCCGTCCGTCCTGAACCTGGACGCCATCCGCGACGCCGGAGTCCGGATCGGTGCCGACCCCATGGGCGGCGCCTCCGTGGACTACTGGGGCGAGATCGCCGAGCGCCACCACCTGAACCTCACCGTGGTGAACCCCACCGTGGACCCGCAGTGGGCCTTCATGACCCTGGACTGGGATGAGAAGATCCGCATGGACTGCTCATCGCCGTCGGCCATGGCCTCGCTGATCCAGCGGATGACCGTTGGCGCGGACGGGTCCACCGCCTACGACATCGCCACGGGCAACGACGCGGACGCGGACCGGCACGGCATCGTTACGCCGGACGGTGGCCTGATGAACCCGAACCACTACCTCGCCGTGGCCATCGACTACCTGTACCGCAACCGCAGCGGCTGGAACCCGGCATCGGTGGTGGGCAAGACCCTGGTGTCCTCCTCCATCATTGACCGCGTGGCGGAAAGCCTGGGCCGCAAGCTGGTGGAGGTTCCCGTGGGCTTCAAGTGGTTCGTCCCCGGGCTGCTCTCCGGCGACGGGGCGTTCGGCGGCGAGGAATCGGCCGGCGCGTCCTTCAACAAGCTGGACGGCAGCGTCTGGACCACGGACAAGGACGGCATACTGCTGGCCCTGCTCGCATCCGAGATCACCGCCGTCACCGGCAAGTCCCCGTCGCAGCTGTACAAGGGCCTCACGGACCAGTTCGGCGCACCTGTCTACGCCCGGATCGACGCCGCCGCCACGCGGGAGCAGAAGTCGGCACTCGGCAAGCTCTCGCCGTCGGACGTCACCGCTACGGAACTGGCAGGCGAGGCGATCACCGCCAAGCTCACCGAAGCCCCCGGCAACGGCGCTTCCATTGGCGGCCTGAAGGTGGTCACGGAAAACGCCTGGTTCGCCGCCCGCCCGTCCGGCACCGAGGACGTCTACAAGATCTACGCCGAGTCCTTCAAGGGCGAGGAGCACCTGAAGCAGGTCCAGGCCGAAGCCAAGGCCCTGGTGGACAGCGTCATCGCCTGA
- a CDS encoding nuclease-related domain-containing protein: MGAGDGAAEQSRLAAERVARLKRRLDAAERSTKAWDAGAVGERVVADKLSELVPHGWYVLHDVHWPGRPKANLDHVLVGPGGVVVVDSKNWTGEVRVASGVLWQGRYARTQAVEGALAQCAAVASVLAPPHRRLVRPLICMAAQPDLFGVTNSDVAVAGSQRVVATIEALPPVLDHQAVVGLYAQLGEELTHEQEPGITAFRNVRPGTVVRPAGGLPPAGPGNAGPRTGAPGADRRSTDNHRTTGPDRSRSGSVSRHPAGRAVPPAGAGGAARTAAGRNRNGKPQARGGTSAGRLALLAAFVIFAVYVLPFWMR; this comes from the coding sequence ATGGGGGCAGGAGACGGGGCAGCCGAACAGTCCAGGCTGGCCGCTGAGCGGGTAGCCAGGCTCAAACGCCGGCTGGATGCGGCCGAGCGCTCCACAAAGGCGTGGGATGCGGGGGCCGTGGGCGAACGCGTGGTGGCGGACAAGCTCAGCGAACTGGTCCCGCACGGCTGGTACGTGCTGCACGACGTGCACTGGCCCGGCCGGCCCAAGGCCAACCTGGACCACGTCCTGGTGGGGCCCGGCGGCGTGGTGGTGGTCGATTCCAAAAACTGGACCGGCGAGGTGCGGGTGGCATCGGGAGTGCTCTGGCAGGGCCGGTATGCGCGGACCCAGGCAGTGGAAGGCGCACTGGCGCAGTGCGCCGCCGTCGCCTCCGTGCTGGCGCCGCCGCACCGCCGGCTGGTCCGGCCGCTGATCTGCATGGCCGCCCAGCCTGACCTCTTTGGCGTGACGAACTCCGATGTCGCCGTCGCGGGCAGCCAGCGCGTGGTGGCTACCATCGAGGCGCTGCCGCCGGTACTGGACCACCAGGCAGTCGTGGGACTTTATGCCCAACTGGGGGAGGAACTTACCCACGAGCAGGAGCCCGGCATCACGGCGTTCCGGAATGTCCGGCCGGGAACCGTGGTGCGGCCTGCGGGCGGCCTCCCGCCGGCCGGTCCAGGAAACGCCGGTCCGCGGACGGGCGCTCCCGGCGCGGACCGTCGCAGCACGGACAATCACCGGACAACCGGTCCTGACCGGAGCCGGAGCGGCAGTGTTTCCCGGCATCCCGCCGGGCGTGCCGTCCCGCCGGCAGGCGCCGGCGGAGCGGCCCGAACCGCTGCCGGCCGGAACCGAAACGGGAAACCGCAGGCGCGGGGCGGCACCAGCGCGGGCAGGCTTGCGCTCCTGGCGGCCTTCGTTATTTTTGCGGTCTACGTGCTGCCGTTCTGGATGCGCTGA
- a CDS encoding LysR family transcriptional regulator ArgP, with protein sequence MNLEHLRALMAVIDEGTFEAAADLLRVTPSAVSQRIKALEASTGQVLVRRRVPCVPTDAGVVLLRMARQVQVLEAEASTALGTATASRATLPVAINADSLATWFVPVLAVAATWQDTTLDLHVEDQGFSSQLLRQGDVMGAVTSDPAPVSGCRVELLGHMRYVPVAAAALRQRFTKGSSVDWARMPVLKFNAKDNLQRGLLAAKGVGQVPPTHTVPSSEGFLAAIKAGLGWGMLPELQLGNELARGSLVLLGKNAHEDVPLYWQSWSLDSERLRRMGEAVRDAGLGKLRTTASENGRSAGSKLSASRTAARRPQK encoded by the coding sequence ATGAACCTCGAGCATCTCCGCGCACTGATGGCCGTCATTGATGAAGGCACCTTCGAGGCCGCGGCCGATCTCCTGCGCGTCACTCCGTCCGCCGTCAGCCAGCGCATCAAGGCGCTGGAGGCTTCCACGGGGCAGGTCCTGGTGCGCCGGCGGGTCCCCTGCGTTCCCACCGACGCCGGCGTCGTGCTGCTCCGGATGGCCCGCCAGGTGCAGGTCCTCGAGGCCGAAGCGTCAACTGCGCTGGGCACCGCCACAGCCTCCCGCGCCACCCTGCCGGTGGCCATCAATGCGGATTCGCTGGCCACGTGGTTCGTGCCCGTCCTCGCCGTGGCGGCCACGTGGCAGGACACCACCCTGGACCTCCACGTCGAGGACCAGGGCTTCAGCAGCCAGCTCCTGCGCCAGGGTGACGTCATGGGTGCCGTCACCTCCGATCCCGCCCCCGTCAGCGGTTGCCGGGTGGAGCTGCTGGGCCACATGCGGTACGTCCCGGTGGCCGCAGCCGCCCTGCGTCAACGGTTCACCAAGGGCAGCTCGGTGGACTGGGCCCGGATGCCGGTCCTGAAATTCAATGCCAAGGACAACCTGCAGCGCGGGCTGCTGGCGGCGAAAGGCGTCGGGCAGGTTCCGCCCACCCACACGGTTCCGTCGTCGGAAGGGTTCCTGGCGGCCATCAAAGCCGGCCTGGGGTGGGGCATGCTCCCTGAATTGCAGCTCGGCAACGAGCTGGCCCGCGGCTCGCTGGTCCTCCTCGGGAAGAACGCCCACGAGGATGTGCCGCTCTACTGGCAATCCTGGTCACTGGACTCGGAGCGGCTCCGCCGGATGGGCGAGGCGGTCCGCGACGCCGGCCTTGGCAAGCTGCGCACAACCGCTTCGGAGAACGGCCGCAGTGCCGGCAGCAAACTCAGCGCATCCAGAACGGCAGCACGTAGACCGCAAAAATAA
- a CDS encoding LysE/ArgO family amino acid transporter — MLTGLALIVAIGAQNAFVLRQGVRREHIGAVVAVCMAGDAALILGGTAGIGALVTRFPEALEVLRWGGAAYLAWFAVRSFISALKPSALAQGTPRSKGSVVASTVALTFLNPHVYLDTVVLLGSLANQQGPDLRWVFAGGAVAGSIAWFSALGYGARALSGVLGSTRTWRFLDLGIGIVMLGLAVKLVLH, encoded by the coding sequence ATGCTGACGGGGCTGGCGCTGATCGTTGCCATCGGTGCCCAGAATGCCTTCGTGCTCCGCCAGGGCGTCCGCCGCGAGCACATCGGCGCGGTGGTTGCCGTGTGCATGGCCGGTGACGCTGCCCTGATCCTGGGCGGGACCGCCGGAATCGGCGCTCTGGTGACCCGCTTTCCCGAAGCCCTCGAAGTCCTCCGGTGGGGCGGAGCTGCCTACCTCGCCTGGTTCGCGGTGCGCTCCTTCATCTCGGCGCTAAAGCCGTCCGCCCTTGCGCAGGGCACGCCCCGGTCCAAGGGGTCGGTGGTGGCCAGTACTGTGGCGCTGACGTTCCTGAACCCGCACGTGTACCTCGACACGGTGGTGCTCCTGGGAAGCCTGGCCAACCAGCAGGGCCCGGACCTCCGGTGGGTTTTCGCCGGCGGCGCCGTTGCCGGCAGCATCGCGTGGTTCTCCGCGCTGGGGTACGGAGCCAGGGCGCTGTCCGGGGTGCTCGGCAGCACGCGCACCTGGCGGTTCCTGGACCTCGGAATCGGCATCGTCATGCTTGGCCTGGCCGTCAAGCTGGTCCTGCACTGA
- a CDS encoding DUF4190 domain-containing protein, producing MTDQPSQRPDSQWHNPSGSDGTPPAPPSGYEPPPFVPLHGTTAPGSDIPPPPLYPGLSAEYGSNQYGGPQYGNDQYGNQYSGASPYAQPSLYGQQAQYGQPAYYGMQAEPKTLSIASMVCGIASVIMGWLMLPQLAAIITGHMALKREPAGKGMSITGLVLGYLCLLGYGGFWLLLIIGLASYSSSSYGY from the coding sequence ATGACTGACCAGCCTTCCCAGCGCCCTGACTCCCAGTGGCACAACCCGTCCGGCAGCGACGGCACTCCGCCCGCGCCGCCGTCGGGGTATGAACCGCCGCCGTTCGTGCCTTTGCACGGAACCACCGCGCCGGGCTCCGACATCCCCCCGCCGCCGCTGTACCCGGGCCTTTCCGCGGAGTACGGCAGCAACCAGTACGGTGGCCCGCAGTATGGCAATGACCAGTACGGCAACCAGTACAGCGGCGCCAGCCCCTACGCCCAGCCGAGCCTGTACGGGCAGCAGGCCCAGTACGGACAGCCGGCGTACTACGGCATGCAGGCCGAGCCCAAGACCCTCAGCATCGCCAGCATGGTGTGCGGCATCGCGTCAGTGATCATGGGATGGCTGATGCTTCCGCAGCTTGCCGCCATCATCACCGGCCACATGGCCCTCAAGCGCGAACCTGCGGGCAAGGGCATGTCCATCACCGGACTGGTCCTGGGCTACCTCTGCCTGCTGGGGTACGGCGGCTTCTGGCTGCTGCTCATCATCGGGCTGGCCTCGTACTCGTCCTCAAGTTACGGGTACTGA
- a CDS encoding FadR/GntR family transcriptional regulator codes for MEKTARLGLERVSRPRLYEQLVEQILAYIESAQLKPGDLLPAERDLAERLGVSRATLAQALVALEVLGVIDVQHGTGAVLARRPSVASVIKGLREHRSRLPEIVEARSTLEGKLAALAAARRTDEDLKAIDHALEVMATEISDGDRGTHGDELFHEAITAAAHSSVLAQLMAFIAEMILETRMESLGQPGRPEQSLASHRRIADAIRDQDAEAAAEAMLAHIELVSDVELLR; via the coding sequence GTGGAGAAGACAGCACGGCTGGGACTGGAACGGGTTTCGCGGCCAAGGCTTTACGAACAGCTGGTGGAGCAGATCCTTGCCTACATCGAATCGGCGCAGCTGAAGCCCGGCGACCTCCTGCCGGCAGAGCGCGACCTCGCCGAACGGCTGGGGGTCTCGCGCGCCACCCTGGCCCAGGCACTCGTGGCGCTGGAAGTGCTGGGCGTCATCGATGTGCAGCACGGGACGGGAGCCGTGCTCGCCCGGCGGCCCAGCGTTGCGTCAGTAATCAAGGGCCTCCGCGAACACCGGAGCCGGCTGCCGGAAATCGTCGAGGCACGGAGCACGCTGGAAGGAAAACTGGCCGCACTGGCCGCTGCGAGGCGCACGGACGAGGACCTGAAAGCGATCGATCACGCTCTCGAGGTCATGGCCACGGAAATCAGCGACGGCGACCGCGGCACCCATGGCGATGAGCTCTTCCACGAGGCGATCACCGCAGCAGCGCATTCCTCGGTGCTGGCGCAGCTCATGGCATTCATCGCCGAAATGATCCTGGAAACGCGGATGGAGTCCCTCGGGCAACCGGGGCGGCCGGAACAGTCACTGGCCTCACACCGGCGGATTGCCGATGCCATCCGGGACCAGGACGCGGAGGCCGCAGCAGAGGCGATGCTGGCGCACATCGAGCTGGTGTCCGACGTCGAACTCCTCCGCTGA
- a CDS encoding SLC13 family permease — protein sequence MSAPVLSIIILAAMFLLATVLPLNMGALAFVGAFLLGALVLGMSTNEILANFPGGLFLTIVGVTYLFAIAQNNGTIDLLVRGAVRLVGSRVALIPWVMFAITAVITAVGALSPAAVAIIAPIALSFAGKYKISPLLMGMMVIHGAQAGGFSPIAVYGVTVNGIIAKTDLAFSPTALFLSSLIFNVVIAVVLFAVLGGRALLSSRVGHFVEQAAEARMSVSVGAKAGTDVAFKGFGSGMYGPRDPAGDGVAATRERSQRIPQLVTIAGLVVLAVVALGFKMDVGFVSITIAIVLALVSPAAQKGAINKISWSTVLLICGMLTFVGVLEEAGTIEFVSNGVAGMGMPLVAALLICFIGAIVSAFASSTAILAALIPLAVPFLSTGEIGAVGVICALAVAATIVDVSPFSTNGALVLANAPEGVDKDKFYKQILGYSGIVIVAGPILAWLALVVPGWL from the coding sequence ATGTCCGCTCCTGTTCTATCGATCATCATCCTGGCGGCGATGTTCCTGTTAGCCACCGTGCTGCCCCTCAATATGGGAGCCCTCGCCTTCGTGGGCGCCTTCCTGCTGGGCGCCCTGGTGCTGGGCATGTCCACGAACGAGATCCTGGCCAACTTCCCCGGTGGCCTCTTCCTGACGATTGTCGGCGTCACCTACCTGTTCGCCATTGCGCAGAACAACGGCACCATCGACCTCCTGGTCCGCGGCGCCGTCAGGCTGGTGGGCAGCCGCGTTGCCCTCATTCCCTGGGTCATGTTTGCCATCACCGCCGTCATCACCGCTGTTGGCGCGCTGTCCCCGGCCGCCGTCGCGATTATTGCCCCCATCGCCCTCAGCTTTGCCGGCAAGTACAAGATCAGCCCGCTGCTGATGGGCATGATGGTGATCCACGGCGCCCAGGCCGGCGGGTTCTCGCCCATCGCGGTCTATGGCGTCACCGTCAACGGCATCATCGCCAAGACGGACCTCGCCTTCAGCCCCACGGCGCTGTTCTTGAGCAGCCTGATCTTCAACGTCGTCATCGCCGTGGTGCTCTTCGCCGTCCTGGGCGGCCGGGCGCTGCTGTCCTCCCGCGTGGGGCACTTCGTGGAGCAGGCTGCCGAAGCGCGGATGTCCGTCAGCGTGGGTGCCAAGGCCGGCACGGACGTTGCCTTCAAGGGCTTCGGCTCCGGCATGTACGGCCCCCGCGACCCCGCAGGCGACGGCGTTGCCGCCACCAGGGAACGCTCCCAGCGGATCCCGCAGCTGGTGACCATCGCCGGCCTGGTGGTGCTCGCCGTCGTCGCCCTGGGCTTCAAAATGGACGTCGGTTTCGTGTCCATCACCATCGCCATCGTCCTGGCCCTCGTCTCGCCCGCGGCCCAGAAGGGCGCCATCAACAAGATCAGCTGGTCCACCGTGCTGCTGATCTGCGGCATGCTGACCTTCGTTGGGGTGCTCGAAGAAGCAGGCACCATCGAATTCGTCTCCAACGGCGTTGCCGGTATGGGCATGCCCCTGGTGGCAGCGCTCCTCATCTGCTTCATCGGCGCCATCGTCTCGGCCTTCGCGTCCTCCACCGCCATCCTGGCCGCGCTCATCCCGCTCGCCGTGCCCTTCCTGTCCACCGGCGAAATCGGCGCCGTCGGCGTCATCTGCGCACTGGCCGTCGCCGCCACCATCGTGGACGTCTCGCCCTTCTCCACCAACGGCGCCCTGGTCCTGGCCAATGCGCCCGAGGGCGTGGACAAGGACAAGTTCTACAAGCAGATCCTGGGCTACAGCGGCATCGTCATCGTTGCCGGACCAATCCTCGCCTGGCTGGCGCTGGTAGTCCCCGGCTGGCTGTAG
- a CDS encoding CaiB/BaiF CoA transferase family protein: protein MNAADRQQGPLAGHTVVDLSRALAGPHAGMMLADLGARVIKVENPGTGDDTRGWGPPFVGPEDDLQSTYFMSCNRNKESISLDLKSSDGQAVLRGLLERADVVIENFRPGVMDRLGFSTAAMHELNPRLVILSITGFGHDGPESQRSGYDQILQGEAGLMSLTGSGPDDPQRVGVPIADLLAGMNGATGVLAALVERERTGQGKVVRTSLLASLIGVHAFQGTRATVAGEVPQAQGNHHPSIAPYGLFNCKDGSVQISVGSEKLWASFAAAFGLDPAAPGFASNADRVRNRQEVIAAVERAFAQYGAVELLEKLNDAGIPAGKVRSLDEVYAWEQVASQGLVVDVEHPLLGTVSLPGPPLRFFAQGDAAETTVKDHAAPPLLDADGGSIREWLGLVPVAAADAPAGAE, encoded by the coding sequence ATGAATGCAGCTGACCGTCAGCAAGGCCCCCTGGCCGGGCACACCGTCGTCGACCTGAGCCGTGCCCTGGCCGGCCCGCACGCCGGCATGATGCTGGCCGACCTCGGCGCACGCGTCATCAAGGTGGAGAACCCCGGAACCGGCGATGACACCCGCGGCTGGGGCCCGCCCTTCGTGGGCCCCGAGGATGACCTGCAGTCCACCTACTTCATGTCCTGCAACCGCAACAAGGAATCCATCAGCCTGGACCTGAAGAGCAGTGACGGGCAGGCAGTGCTCCGCGGGCTGCTGGAACGGGCGGACGTGGTGATCGAGAACTTCCGGCCCGGCGTCATGGACCGGCTGGGCTTCTCCACCGCCGCCATGCACGAGCTCAACCCGCGGCTGGTGATCCTCTCCATCACCGGCTTCGGCCATGACGGCCCAGAATCCCAGCGCAGCGGCTACGACCAGATCCTCCAGGGCGAGGCAGGGCTGATGTCCCTCACGGGGTCCGGCCCGGACGATCCGCAGCGTGTGGGCGTGCCGATCGCCGACCTGCTGGCCGGCATGAACGGCGCCACCGGCGTGCTGGCCGCGCTGGTTGAACGCGAACGCACCGGCCAGGGCAAGGTGGTCCGCACGTCGCTGCTCGCCTCCCTGATCGGGGTCCACGCCTTCCAGGGCACGCGCGCCACCGTGGCCGGCGAAGTCCCGCAGGCACAGGGCAACCACCACCCGTCCATCGCGCCCTACGGCCTGTTCAACTGCAAGGACGGCAGCGTCCAGATCAGCGTGGGCAGCGAGAAGCTGTGGGCTTCCTTCGCCGCCGCCTTCGGCCTTGACCCTGCCGCGCCCGGTTTCGCCAGCAACGCCGACAGGGTGCGGAACCGCCAGGAGGTGATTGCCGCCGTCGAACGCGCCTTCGCCCAGTACGGCGCGGTGGAACTGCTGGAGAAGCTGAACGACGCCGGGATCCCGGCAGGGAAGGTCCGCTCGCTGGACGAGGTGTACGCCTGGGAGCAGGTGGCCTCGCAGGGCCTGGTGGTGGATGTGGAACACCCCCTGCTTGGCACGGTCAGCCTGCCCGGTCCGCCGCTGCGGTTCTTCGCCCAGGGCGACGCCGCGGAGACGACCGTGAAGGACCACGCTGCGCCGCCGCTCCTGGACGCCGACGGCGGATCCATCAGGGAGTGGCTGGGGCTGGTTCCCGTCGCTGCCGCGGACGCGCCGGCCGGGGCGGAATAG
- a CDS encoding carboxyl transferase domain-containing protein — MPTSEKVRHLSAAELLDAVVDDGSFTSWDAEPQQPALSEEYAADLARARARSGTDESVLTGAGLIRGRRVALIVSEFSFLAGSIGHAAAERIVAAVERATAEGLPLLAGTASGGTRMQEGTLAFLSMVKITAAVRAHRQAGLPYLVYLRHPTTGGVMASWGSLGHINVAEPGSLLGFLGPRVYEALHGEAFPDNVQVAENLFSKGLIDGVVEPGKLAELVGRALDILMPRRASGSAAWPEAPATLAVRPAEVDAWTSIEISRQPRRPDLRQLLKYGASDALPLNGTGQGEKDPGLLLALARFGTQSCIVLGHARPLRKDAAGMGPGSLREARRGAKLAEELRLPLLTVIDTAGAALSQEAEEGGLAGEIARSLHELIGLESPSVSVLLGQGAGGGALALLPADRTIAAQHSWLSPLPPEGASAIVHRTTDFAPAMAQAQGVNVASLYANGLVDHIVDERHDASLEPRDFCARMAHAIEYELASVAAVPVSQLVASRARKFRNLGS, encoded by the coding sequence ATGCCGACGTCGGAAAAGGTGCGCCACCTCAGCGCCGCGGAACTGCTGGACGCCGTGGTGGACGACGGTTCGTTCACGTCGTGGGACGCCGAACCGCAGCAGCCGGCCCTGAGCGAGGAGTACGCGGCCGACCTCGCCAGGGCGCGGGCACGCAGCGGCACTGACGAATCCGTGCTCACCGGCGCCGGCCTGATCCGCGGCCGCCGCGTGGCGCTGATCGTGAGCGAATTTTCTTTCCTGGCCGGCTCGATCGGCCACGCCGCTGCCGAACGGATCGTGGCTGCGGTGGAGCGCGCCACGGCGGAGGGCCTGCCGCTGCTGGCCGGTACCGCCTCGGGCGGTACCCGCATGCAGGAAGGCACCCTGGCGTTCCTGTCCATGGTTAAGATCACCGCGGCCGTCCGGGCCCACCGGCAGGCAGGCCTGCCCTACTTGGTCTACCTGCGCCACCCCACCACCGGCGGCGTCATGGCCTCCTGGGGATCCCTGGGCCACATCAACGTGGCCGAGCCGGGCTCCTTGCTGGGGTTCCTGGGCCCGCGGGTCTACGAGGCGCTGCACGGCGAAGCCTTCCCGGACAACGTCCAGGTGGCCGAGAACCTGTTCAGCAAGGGCCTGATCGACGGTGTGGTGGAACCCGGCAAGCTCGCAGAACTGGTGGGCAGGGCGCTGGACATCCTGATGCCGCGCCGGGCTTCCGGCTCCGCTGCCTGGCCTGAGGCCCCGGCCACGCTGGCCGTCCGGCCCGCCGAGGTGGACGCCTGGACCTCCATCGAGATTTCCCGCCAACCGCGCCGGCCCGATCTCCGCCAGCTCCTCAAGTACGGTGCCAGCGATGCCCTCCCGCTCAACGGCACCGGGCAGGGCGAAAAGGATCCCGGGCTGCTGCTGGCCCTGGCCCGGTTCGGCACGCAGTCCTGCATCGTGCTGGGCCACGCCCGCCCGCTCCGGAAGGACGCCGCCGGAATGGGGCCCGGTTCGCTGCGCGAGGCGCGGCGCGGCGCCAAGCTGGCCGAGGAACTGCGGCTGCCGCTGCTCACGGTTATCGACACCGCCGGTGCAGCCCTCTCACAGGAAGCCGAGGAAGGCGGCCTGGCCGGGGAAATCGCCCGCTCGCTGCACGAACTGATCGGGCTCGAATCGCCGTCGGTCTCGGTCCTGCTGGGCCAGGGCGCCGGGGGAGGGGCACTGGCCCTGCTGCCGGCGGACCGGACCATCGCGGCGCAACACAGCTGGCTGTCGCCGCTGCCGCCCGAGGGCGCGAGTGCGATTGTCCACCGCACCACGGATTTCGCCCCCGCGATGGCCCAGGCGCAGGGCGTCAACGTGGCGTCCCTCTACGCCAACGGGCTGGTGGACCACATTGTGGACGAGCGCCACGACGCGTCCCTCGAACCGCGCGATTTCTGCGCACGGATGGCGCACGCCATTGAGTACGAGCTCGCGTCCGTTGCCGCGGTGCCCGTGTCCCAACTGGTGGCGTCGCGGGCAAGGAAATTCCGGAACCTCGGCAGTTAG
- a CDS encoding LapA family protein, which produces MSAGQTTPESNGRQEPGAGTPSPGLAGGADSTAPYSNAPSYSPDTPAAGTATAPTSGPAQRQVTRTGVIWAAVVAALVLLILLIIFILQNQEQALVKFLGLEGSVPLGMALFIASVTGGVLVAAAGGARILQLRASAHRARVRQRR; this is translated from the coding sequence ATGAGCGCCGGACAGACCACGCCAGAATCCAACGGACGGCAGGAGCCAGGGGCCGGAACGCCCTCCCCCGGCCTCGCAGGCGGAGCCGACAGCACCGCCCCCTACAGCAATGCACCCTCATACTCCCCGGATACACCCGCCGCAGGCACCGCCACCGCGCCCACCAGCGGGCCGGCCCAGCGCCAGGTTACCCGGACCGGTGTCATCTGGGCGGCCGTGGTGGCCGCACTGGTGCTGCTGATCCTGCTGATTATCTTCATCCTGCAGAACCAGGAGCAGGCGCTGGTGAAGTTCCTGGGCCTGGAGGGATCCGTCCCGCTGGGCATGGCGCTGTTCATCGCCAGTGTGACCGGCGGAGTCCTGGTGGCGGCAGCCGGCGGCGCCCGGATCCTGCAGCTCCGGGCCAGCGCACACCGGGCACGGGTGCGGCAGCGCCGCTAA